The Alcaligenes faecalis sequence TCGCCAGCGACCGCTGCGCGGTTGAACTAAGCGACGCCCGCATGAGCGTGATGGCCTACGCTTGCCTGGTTGCCATCATGGCCCAAGGCGACGGCTACCACCGCGTCTCGCAAGCCCGTCTGCAAAACACCGTTAAAGAAAACGGCGTGGAAATTCCTGTGCTGAGCTCGGCTGGTGCCCTGGTCGATACGCTGAAAGAATTCGGCTACAAGAAAGTCTCCATCATCACCCCTTACATGAAACCGCTGACCAAGCGCGTGGCCGACTACATCGAAGCTGAAGGCATCGAAGTTCAAGACTCCATCAGCCTGGAAGTGTCGGACAACCTGGAAGTGGGCCTGCTGAACCCAGAAAACCTGCTGGAGCACGTCCAGCGCCTGAACCATGACGGCGTGGACGCGGTCATCCTGTCCGCTTGCGTACAGATGCCTTCCCTGCCTGCTATCCAGCGCGCCCAAGACCAGATCGGCAAGCCCGTTCTGTCCGCCGCTGTTTGCACCGTGTACCAAATGCTCAAAACCCTGGGTCTGGAAACCCGCGTTCCTAACGCTGGCCACATCCTGTCGGGTGCCAAGCCACAAGCCTGATCAAACCGGCTTAGCAGTACACAGCCCTGCCAACCTTGCGTTGGCAGGGTTTTTTTATGCTTGGACGTCATCAAAGCGTGCGGTAAAAAGCGCAGTTGTGCCAGATCATAAACAAATGCCAAACCACAAATGGCCATTCGTTCTCGATACAGACTGATGACACCCTTTGCCACGATGTCTATATGGGCATGGATGTAGATGCTACGCGAAGTAGCCATATAGCCTAGGACGATGGCTCTCTGCGCGGTCACGGTCGCCCCATCTGCAGATCAGCAAAAAAAAGCGATATGATGCCTGCATGAAACTGGACCTGCTGACCCTCAAACTGTTTGTCCGAATACTGGAAGAAGGCACGATCAGCCAAGCGGCAGAGCGTGAGCATATTGCTGCCGCGGCAGTCAGCCGTCGGATTGCAGATCTGGAGCAATCTCTGAATACAACACTGCTGCTACGCACCAACAAAGGCGTCAGCCCGACCGCAGCAGGCCTGGAGCTGCTGTACCGTTCACGCGCCTTACTCAATAGCGCGCAAGAGATCGAGACACGCCTTCAAGCGTTCTCACAAGGCCAACAGGGGCTGGTACATATCCTGGCCAATACATCCGCTATTTCTCAGTTTCTGGCCGAGCCGCTGGGTGAGTTTGGGCGTTTGCACCCCGCTATTCCCCTGCAACTGGAAGAGCAGACCAGCCTGGACATTATTCGGGCCCTGGCGGAAGGGAAAGCCGACCTGGGCGTGTTTACCCGCCTGCCCTACACAGCCGACATCGAAGCCTACCCGTTTCGCAGTGACAAACTGGTGGTGCTGGTGCCTATCCAACACCCCTTGGCTCAGCATGAAAAAATCCGCTTCGAGCAAACACTAGAGCATGAGCAAATTACGCTGCTGACTGGTACGCAACTGCATTACCAGATCACCAAAACCGCTATGGAAGCCAACCGTTCCGTGCGCATCCGGACTGAGGTTTCTGGCTACGACGCCATGTGCTTATTAATTAATGCTGGCATGGGTATTGGCATCTTGCCGCGCAAGAGCGCCAGCATTTATCAGATTCCCAATACCCGCGTGATTGAGCTGGACGAAAAGTGGAGCCAGCGAGAAATTCTAATCAGTGTGCGCCGCCGCAGTGACCTGCAACCGAGCGCAGAAAGCTTGCTGAGCTTCCTGCTCGAGAGCGGCGCTTAAGAAAGCCGACCTTAGCCGGTGCTACGGCCAAGGTCATATCGTCTAATAAGCAGGCCCGGCCTTTGCAAAATAACTGAGACAGAGCAGCTATCCGCAAGAAGCCTGGCGAGCAAACAAGCGTCAATAAGCTGCGCCGGGCTGAGCAACTGGCACCTCAACTTCATCCTTGAATTGACCCAACAACGCCGTTGCCGCC is a genomic window containing:
- a CDS encoding aspartate/glutamate racemase family protein is translated as MKTYRIGQIVPSSNTTMETEIPAMLQARYAEFPEERFTFHSSRMRMMHVNPEELKAMDIASDRCAVELSDARMSVMAYACLVAIMAQGDGYHRVSQARLQNTVKENGVEIPVLSSAGALVDTLKEFGYKKVSIITPYMKPLTKRVADYIEAEGIEVQDSISLEVSDNLEVGLLNPENLLEHVQRLNHDGVDAVILSACVQMPSLPAIQRAQDQIGKPVLSAAVCTVYQMLKTLGLETRVPNAGHILSGAKPQA
- a CDS encoding LysR substrate-binding domain-containing protein, which gives rise to MKLDLLTLKLFVRILEEGTISQAAEREHIAAAAVSRRIADLEQSLNTTLLLRTNKGVSPTAAGLELLYRSRALLNSAQEIETRLQAFSQGQQGLVHILANTSAISQFLAEPLGEFGRLHPAIPLQLEEQTSLDIIRALAEGKADLGVFTRLPYTADIEAYPFRSDKLVVLVPIQHPLAQHEKIRFEQTLEHEQITLLTGTQLHYQITKTAMEANRSVRIRTEVSGYDAMCLLINAGMGIGILPRKSASIYQIPNTRVIELDEKWSQREILISVRRRSDLQPSAESLLSFLLESGA